A single Lolium perenne isolate Kyuss_39 chromosome 6, Kyuss_2.0, whole genome shotgun sequence DNA region contains:
- the LOC127326792 gene encoding uncharacterized protein, whose amino-acid sequence MRLPRGTLNNKVFAFGCANDDTLMGAKCSHPVFKDKGLVSVNCKITESGLGGPVMYFAPGGSGHIAGLIIGSCEGRITLLPTKELHEWLKRLLLITSKTSHFRGYSLPEGVKTVIPSGFMVQSKILQSLGYPLPPPLVFELNGRLAGRYEEHFGQLHYWEGYPWDFSYDYGPKPI is encoded by the exons ATGCGCCTGCCCCGAGGCACATTAAATAATAAGGTATTTGCATTTGGCTGTGCCAATGATGACACTTTGATGGGTGCCAAATGTTCTCATCCTGTTTTCAAGGATAAAGGCCTTGTGTCGGTCAATTGTAAGATAACAGAG AGTGGACTTGGAGGGCCAGTTATGTATTTTGCTCCTGGTGGATCTGGGCACATTGCTGGGCTTATCATTGGAAGTTGTGAAGGCAGGATCACCTTGCTACCAACGAAGGAACTTCATGAATGGTTGAAGCGTCTTCTTCTGATAACCAG TAAGACTTCCCACTTTCGTGGATATTCTTTGCCTGAAGGTGTAAAAACAGTCATCCCTTCAG GATTTATGGTACAATCTAAGATTCTTCAATCCTTGGGCTATCCCCTGCCACCGCCACTCGTGTTTGAGC TCAATGGGAGATTGGCTGGTAGGTATGAAGAGCATTTTGGTCAACTTCATTATTGGGAAGGGTATCCTTGGGATTTCTCTTATGATTATGGGCCAAAGCCTATCTGA
- the LOC139832762 gene encoding uncharacterized protein — protein sequence MLFGNTRCFACTGLLITGRSYPLVLTSASFLRTGDVEGEIDEKLRIEVFLPPKYSVDGILQLYDDIYNIAVFRLKHDFTTAISPQDIFSVKGSSNNKSVVAIGRGTRRSHGLLMASMGEVKGKYKAVTKRKNKPSIGLAKKLDCKDLLWSTCQIKKVKW from the exons ATGCTCTTCG GTAACACCAGGTGTTTTGCTTGCACAGGCCTGCTTATAACAGGTAGAAGCTACCCGCTCGTCCTTACTTCGGCCAGTTTTCTCAGGACTGGTGATGTTGAAGGCGAGATTGATGAGAAGTTGAGG ATTGAGGTGTTCCTCCCGCCCAAATATTCTGTGGATGGGATACTGCAACTGTATGATGACATTTACAACATTGCCGTTTTCCGTCTAAAACAtgatttcactactgctatttcTCCACAAGATATCTTCAGTGTCAAGGGGTCTAGCAATAATAAGTCGGTAGTAGCTATAGGGCGTGGGACTAGAAGATCTCATGGATTATTGATGGCCTCAATGGGTGAAGTGAAGGGTAAATACAAGGCTGTTACTAAGCGTAAAAACAAGCCTTCTATTGGTCTGGCAAAAAAGCTTGATTGCAAAGACCTTCTTTGGTCCACATGTCAAATCAAGAAGGTGAAGTGGTGA
- the LOC127326819 gene encoding uncharacterized protein: protein MEVSDIQKKVMVRFKYSISYGKAWRAKQRTLENRFGSFLDSYDCVVRLLHTLQERNPGTYVDIQDFWIPEFPTIRVLHQVLFSFSICIEAFIHCRPVLCVDGTFLTGKYKGQILTAIGMDGNNQIVPLAFAFVESENTESWLWFFRQLKIVVVKDRPNVCILHDRHAGILTAIKTLKQHGPAEEMPWQDLQSRWCIHHLGANLFSQFRSKILMNLFKKLCKQNQEWKYTYLRDKLDEFTKEQVKQRKAAREATVAAHAVAIAAQATTVPPLRESEPVGLCDLPGFDPPNTRRKLGRQIKNFAEWIKHEPLERWSLLHDTHGVRYGVMTTNLAESYNFVLRGNRSLPLTASVEDILHGTLKYFRERRQMAQMHMMNNPNTRYCDSVMKYMNEKMEKGRSHTVVAIGNQERRFEVRLPTDKFGTGNVLRMHKVKIGSDDWPMQLGMDSISFVSPYYLKESVLNTWTDEMLGFRAICNFNTVIPNERQYIPDPRLLRTSRGTRIVPLSTLALLLPVAEATEDEEEEAETSRYFNL from the exons ATGGAGGTGAGCGACATCCAGAAAAAAGTTATGGTCAGATTTAAGTACTCAATTTCTTATGGGAAGGCCTGGAGGGCTAAGCAGAGGACGCTGGAGAATAGATTTGGGTCGTTCCTAGACTCGTACGACTGTGTTGTCCGTCTCCTCCATACATTACAGGAGAGGAATCCGGGCACCTATGTGGACATCCAAGACTTTTGGATACCGGAGTTCCCTACTATCAGGGTTTTGCATCAAGTGTTATTCTCTTTCAGTATATGCATTGAAGCTTTCATTCACTGCCGACCGGTGTTATGTGTAGATGGCACGTTTCTCACTGGCAAGTACAAGGGCCAGATCTTGACCGCCATTGGAATGGACGGCAACAATCAAATCGTGCCACTCGCATTTGCTTTTGTGGAGAGTGAGAACACTGAGAGTTGGTTATGGTTCTTCAGGCAGCTAAAAATAGTAGTTGTGAAGGATCGGCCAAATGTGTGTATCCTCCATGACAGGCATGCAGGTATACTGACGGCGATAAAGACACTAAAACAACACGGGCCTGCTGAAGAGATGCCATGGCAGGACTTGCAGAGCCGGTGGTGCATACACCATTTGGGGGCCAATTTGTTCTCACAGTTCAGGAGTAAGATACTTATGAATTTGTTCAAAAAGTTGTGCAAGCAGAACCAGGAGTGGAAGTATACTTATCTCCGCGACAAGCTTGATGAGTTCACTAAGGAACAAGTTAAGCAGAGGAAAGCTGCGCGAGAAGCAACAGTAGCAGCTCATGCAGTAGCAATAGCAGCACAAGCTACAACAGTACCACCACTCAGAGAGTCAGAACCTGTTGGACTTTGCGACTTGCCTGGATTTGACCCGCCCAATACTAGGAGAAAGTTGGGAAGACAGATTAAGAACTTTGCAGAGTGGATAAAGCACGAGCCTCTGGAGAGGTGGTCTTTGCTGCACGACACCCATGGAGTTAGGTACGGCGTCATGACTACCAATCTCGCTGAATCATATAACTTTGTCCTCAGAGGAAATAGGTCATTGCCACTCACAGCCTCTGTGGAAGATATTTTACATGGCACTCTGAAGTATTTTAGAGAGAGACGCCAGATGGCCCAGATGCATATGATGAACAACCCAAACACACGGTACTGTGATTCGGTTATGAAGTACATGaatgagaagatggaaaagggtCGGTCACACACTGTCGTTGCCATCGGTAATCAGGAAAGGAGGTTTGAGGTGCGCTTACCTACCGACAAGTTTGGCACTGGAAACGTGCTGAGAATGCACAAGGTGAAAATAGGAAGTGATGATTGGCCAAT GCAGCTAGGGATGGATTCAATCTCGTTTGTCTCCCCCTATTACCTGAAAGAGTCCGTGCTCAATACCTGGACCGATGAGATGCTGGGATTTCGAGCTATTTGTAATTTCAACACGGTAATACCAAATGAAAGGCAGTACATCCCCGACCCAAGGCTACTGCGGACAAGCAGAG GGACAAGAATTGTCCCACTTTCTACCCTGGCACTGCTCCTACCCGTGGCCGAGGCAACCgaggacgaagaggaagaggcagAAACTAGCCGATATTTTAATTTGTAA